The genomic window CGGGTAGATGGAGGCGCAGCCGTCCATCTTGGTCGTCGCGCCCAGCGGGATGGCGAAGGAGGCGTATTCGCGTGGCACGCCCATGGCCTTCTCGGTAAAGCGCTGGGTCACCGGCATTACGCCCATGGACGAACGGGTGACAAAGCCCAGGGAGAACACGGGCCAAACTCGCTTGTAGAAGCCCATGACTGGGACGCGGTTGTAGGCCAGCACGGCCGGGTAGACGACCAGGATGACCAGGGCCAGGCCGACGTACATGGCGAGGACGAACTTGCCCAGGGAGGCGAGGGCGTCCCAGCCGTAGGAGGAGACGGCCTTACCGATGAGCGCGGCGGTACCGATAGGTGCCAGGCGGATGATCCACCACAGAACGACCTGGATGACCTTGAGGAAGGACTCGGTGAAGTTCAGGAACGGGTCGGCGGCCTTGCCGGCCTTGACGGCGGCGATGCCCAGTGCCAGGGAGACGACGAGGATCTGCAGGGCACCGAAGCTCAGCGAGACCTCGTTGTCGCTGAAGGAGGCGCCCAGACCGATGAAGTTTTCCGGGACGATGGACTGGAGGAAGCCAAGCCAGGAGCCAACGTTGCCGGGTTCCGCGGCGGTGGAGGCGTCCACGGTGGTGCCCACGCCCGGCTTCATGACGACGGCGACGAGGATGCCGATGACTACGGAAATCAGGGCGGTGATGGCGAACCAGATGAGGGTGGAAATCGCCAGGGAGGCGGCGTTGGCGACCTTGCGCAGGTTGGCGACCGAGGTGATGACCGCGGCGAAAATCAGTGGCGGCACCATGACCTTGAGGAGCTGGACGTAGGCGGAGCCGACGCCGGTGAGCAGGGAGGTAAGCCAGTTGGGTTCCTCGGAGGTGCCGCCCATGCCGGCGGCGATGAAACCGAGGATGAGGCCGATAATCAGGCCGGCGATAACTTGGGCGCCGAAGCCGGTGGCCCACTTGGGCAGGCCGGAGGAGCCGCGGGTGTTCTTATCGTCGGCAGGCGTGGCTGCGGACGAGGGCGTGGAAGAGGACATGAGAAACCTTCTTTAGAAATGAACCGACTAGGTTGGGAAAAATAGACAGGGTAGTTCTTTAAATTGCCTGTTCCACCTTAGACCCTGGCAGGTTAATCGCACAATCCTGGGCGCCCTAGCCGGCCGTCGAAACTACTGGCAGAATGGGGACATGGCTCTGCAAACACTGGATGACTCGCAGCTGGAACGCATTCTCGTGGTGGTGGCGCATCCGGATGATGCCGAGTACGGCATCTCCTGCGCGGTCAAGCAATGGACCGACGCCGGCAAGGAGGTGGCCTACTTACTGGTCACGGCCGGCGAGGCCGGAATTAGGAGCCTGCCGCCGGAAGAATGCGGCCCGCTGCGCACCGAAGAGCAGCGGCGCGCCTGCGCGGCCGTCGGGGTCGAGGACTTGGAAATCCTGGACTTCCCGGACGGGCTGGTGGAGCACTCGCACGCGGTGCGCCGGGCCATTGCCGCCAAGATCCGGAAGTTTCAGCCGGACACCGTCGCCATCATGATGTTCGGCCTGCAGGCGCGCTGGGGGCTCAACCACGTCGACCACCGTGCGGTGGGGGTGTCCACGATTGACGCCATCCGGGATGCCGACAACCCCTGGATCTTCCAAGACTTGGACCTGCCGGCCCACAAGGCGCAGCGGCTGCTGGTGGCTAACGACCCGGACAGTACCCACGTGCAGACGTTGAGCGGGGAAGCGGTGGCTGGTGGGGTGGCATC from Corynebacterium confusum includes these protein-coding regions:
- a CDS encoding dicarboxylate/amino acid:cation symporter, with protein sequence MSSSTPSSAATPADDKNTRGSSGLPKWATGFGAQVIAGLIIGLILGFIAAGMGGTSEEPNWLTSLLTGVGSAYVQLLKVMVPPLIFAAVITSVANLRKVANAASLAISTLIWFAITALISVVIGILVAVVMKPGVGTTVDASTAAEPGNVGSWLGFLQSIVPENFIGLGASFSDNEVSLSFGALQILVVSLALGIAAVKAGKAADPFLNFTESFLKVIQVVLWWIIRLAPIGTAALIGKAVSSYGWDALASLGKFVLAMYVGLALVILVVYPAVLAYNRVPVMGFYKRVWPVFSLGFVTRSSMGVMPVTQRFTEKAMGVPREYASFAIPLGATTKMDGCASIYPAIAAIFVAQFYDIPLSPTQYLLIIFVSVIGSAATAGTTGATVMLTLTLSTLGLPLAGVGLLLAIEPIIDMGRTAVNVTGQSVCATIVAKRAGIQDKQVWDAAEHGVGDIIEPSKQPAA
- a CDS encoding PIG-L deacetylase family protein, translating into MALQTLDDSQLERILVVVAHPDDAEYGISCAVKQWTDAGKEVAYLLVTAGEAGIRSLPPEECGPLRTEEQRRACAAVGVEDLEILDFPDGLVEHSHAVRRAIAAKIRKFQPDTVAIMMFGLQARWGLNHVDHRAVGVSTIDAIRDADNPWIFQDLDLPAHKAQRLLVANDPDSTHVQTLSGEAVAGGVASLSEHKRYLEELPDHPRPEDFIPQMVAMDGGYGLRVRVYDPV